CCAGTTTTGCCAGCATCCCGCCAACCAAGGGGATTCTCTCGTTCAGCTGGCCATATTGAATACTGCTCCTCATGATTTACTACAACTTTGTAAATTGTATTATCTACAGTTTCACCACTATTTATTGCCATCAGCGTATTCAAACTGCTGAAATTAAAAGCAAAAGCAGGGGTTGGAATTCACGAAAAGACAAGAGAGAAAACGAGAGTAGCCACAGCTACTAACTTAATAATTGTATTTTTCATCATCCTACTTTTTGTGTGTTTTTATTGATACTGGAATACTTGATGTTATATTCTGACTTTCATAATGCAAATGCAAGGACAGATAAGACAATTAAGACAGTTAAGCAAATATTTAATAAAGGCTTAATAAAAAAATTCTATTTTCCCCAGAATGATATCAGGTTCGGTTAAATACTTATAATATCTGTAGGTTGGGTTGAGGAACGAAACCCAACGCTTGATCCTTGTTCATGTTGGGTTTTACTGCCGTTCAACCCAACCTACATTGATAAGTTTATATTATAAGTAATCACCCGAACTTGATATGAATCGTTAAAACACGACTGAACAAATGAACCAAGCGTTATTTGTTCAGTCGGGGGAGTTTCAAATTGGCTGTTTGCGCCAGTTGCGTTTTTTCAGCTTGGTTTGCCAAGACTCCATGTAGGTGTAGAAAACGGGCGTCAAATAAAGTGTGAGAAACTGCGAGAACACTAACCCCCCAACTACAGCTAAACCAAGGGGACGGCGTGTATCTGCTCCGGCTCCTAAACCAAGGGCGATGGGTAGCGTACCCATAAGTGCTGCCATTGTCGTCATCATAATTGGACGGAATCTCACTAAGCAGGCTTCATAGATAGCTTCATAGGGGGTTTTACCGTTTTGACGAGCAATAATCGCAAAGTCAACCATCATGATCCCGTTTTTCTTCACAATCCCAACTAGCAGGATAATGCCGACGAAGGCGTAAATATTCAAGTCAACTTGAAACAGCAACAGGGTTAGTATTGCTCCAAATCCAGCAGAGGGTAAGCTAGAAAGGATTGTTAGCGGGTGAATGAAGTTCTCGTAGAGAATCCCCAACACGATATAAATCACCAAAATAGCCACTAGTAGTAGCAATCCTAAACCCTGAATTGAAGATTGGAATGCTTGCGCCGAACCTTGGAAAGCTGTACTAATAGTAGGCGGCAGTGTTTGACGGGCGAGTTGCTCAATTTTCCCAGTGACGTTACCCAGTGAAACTCCTGGCTTGAGGTTAAAGGAGAAGGTGACAGATGCTAGTTGCCCTTTGTGGTTTATAGTCAGCGGCCCCACATCTTTGCTCAAGGTTGCGACAGCGTTAAGAGGTACAAGTTGTCCGCTAGGGGCACGAACTGAGAGTAAATCTAGGGCGTTGGCATTTTGCTGATATTTTGGTTCCACGCCCATAATTACTTGGTATTGGCTATCGGGGGCGTAGATGGTAGAAACTTGGCGAGTACCATAAGCATTACTCAGGGCAGTTTCGATTTGATTGGCGGTTAAACCTAGAGCCGAAGCTTGGTTACGGTTGATGTCTACTTTGACTTGGGGGTTCTTGATTTGCAAATCGCTGTTGACATCTTGTAAATCTGAGAGCGATCGCAATTTCTCTTCTAAAGCTGGAGCATACTGGTAAAGTTCCTGAATATTGGGAGTTTGTAGAGTAAATTGATACTGCGCTTTTGTCTGTTGTCCACCCACATTGATGGCTGGGGGATTTTGTAAGAATACCTTAATTCCAGGCACAACTGATAACTTCGGTCGGAGTTCCTGGACAACTTCATCAGCGCTGAGACGGCGCTTATGGCGAGGCTTGAGTTCAATTAAAAGTCGTCCTGCGTTAGCAGAAGCATTTGGCCCGCCAGCCCCGACACTAGAGTTGATAGAATCGACATTCGGATCGCGATAAGCGATCGCAGCTACAGCCTGTTGATGTTTTACCATCTCATCAAAGGATATATCTTCTGATGCCTGAGTAGTTGCCGTAATTTGTCCGACATCTGCGTTGGGAACAAACCCTTTAGGCACAATGATAAATAGATACACTGTCGCTACAAGAATCGCTCCCGAAATCACCATCGTTGTGCGGTGATACTTGAGTGATTTCTTCAGACTCCAATCGTATCCGCCCAATATCACATTAAAAATATTTTCTGAAAAGTTATAAAGACGACGGTTGAAATTTTTGATTCGGGACTGAAGACTAGGTGCTGGGGAAGGTGGAGCCTCCTCTGGGGATAAGGAATTAGAGACTGGAGACTGAGAATTAAGAATTTCTTCCATACTCATCTGCTCCCCTACTCCCACGCTCCCCTGCTCCCTCTCACTCTCTTCCTCATGATGAGGTGGACTCAAGAATCTGGAACACAGCATTGGCGTTAAGCTGAGGGAAATTACGCCAGATACCAAGATTGCAACGCTAATAGTCACAGCAAACTCGCGGAACAGTCGCCCCAGAATGCCTTCCATGAAAAGTATCGGGATAAATACTGCTACTAAAGAAATGGTCATAGATAAAATTGTGAAACCAATTTCTTTAGAACCATTTAGGGCTGCTTCCATACGGCTTTCACCCATTTCCATGTGGCGGACAATATTCTCCAGCATGACTACGGCATCATCAACTACGAAACCGACTGAAAGAGTCAACGCCATCAGTGACAAGTTATCGAGGGAGAAGCCTAGCAACAGCATAACCCCAAAAGTCGCTACGATCGAAAGCGGCACTGCCAAACTGGGAATGACTGTTGCAGAGATATTGCGGAGAAACAGAAAGATTACCAACACCACCAGAGCGATAGTGAGTAACAGCGTGAATTGTACATCATCCACCGACTCGCGAATTGACTGGGAGCGATCGTAGAGAATATCCATGTTCACAGCCGCCGGAATCTGTGTCCGAAAGGTGGGTAACAGTTTCTTGATTGCATCCACTACTTGAACAGTATTAGTTCCCGGTTGCCGCTGAATTGCCAAAACGATCGCCCGCACGCCAGAATTTTGGACTTTAGATTGCGACTTCTCCCCTGCTCCCCTACTCTCCTTCTTGACAGGAAAATACCAACTTGCAATCTTATCATTTTCCACGCTGTCCAGAACTTGACCTAGTTCACCTAACTGCACTGGTGCGCCGTTTTGATAAGCCACATTTAGGGAGCGATAGCTGGCGGCATCGTTGAGTTGACCATTTGCTTGGATGGTAGAATTCTGCTGCTTACCGTAAAGTGTCCCAGTAGGTAGATTGACATTTCCGTTAGCGATCGCAGTTGCTACTTCATCAATTCCTATTCCCTTTACACTAAGTGATTCGGGGTCAAGCTGAATTCGTACCGCATACTTTTGAGAACCAAAAACCTGCACTTGCGCCACCCCATCTACCATTGATAGACGTTGTGCCAGCAATGTCTCAGCATACTTATCTACAGTTGACAGAGGCAAAATAGACGAATTCAGGGAGATATAAAGCACTGGTTGATCCGCCGGATTTACCTTTCGATAAGATGGCGGATTAGGCATATTCGTAGGCAACTGCTTCGCTGCCTTAGAAATAGCAGATTGCACATCTTGGGCTGCCCCGTCTATATCCCGATTTAGGTCAAATTGCAGCGTAATCTGCGCACTACCCAAAGAACTGGTAGAGTTCATCGAACTCACTCCCGCGATGCTAGAAAACTGCTGCTCTAAGGGAGTTGCAACTGAGGCAGCCATCGTTTCGGGACTAGCTCCGGGCAGATTAGCTGTTACCTGGAGTGTTGGATAATCTACATTGGGTAAGTCGCTAACGGGTAGCTGTTGGTAAGCGATCAGCCCAAATATCAAAATGCCAACCATAACTAGAGTCGTCATGATTGGACGCCGGATAAATAGCTCGGAAATGTTCATCTTAGTAGTTGGTCATTTGTCATTGGTCATCTTTTCCATCACCTCTGCCCCTCTGCTCCCCTGCCCCTCTGCCCTCATGCCCCTCTGCCCCCCTGCTTCCCACTTCCGGTTTCACTTGGACTGTGGCACCAGGCACGAGGTTGAATTGTCCATCAGTAACTACTTGCTCGCCAGGTTTCAAGCCTTGCTTAATTACCGTTTCATTCCCAACGGTGTCGCCGACGGTAATTAAACGCATTTCTGCTGTTTTGTCAGGTTTAACTACATACACAAACTGCCCCTTTTGTCCACTCTGTACTGCCTGAGAAGGAACAGTAATGGCATTTGGTTCTTCGCTGAGTTTGAGTACTACATTGACAAACTGCCCCGGAAACAGGCGCTCATCAGCGTTGGCAAAAGTACCTTTAAGTTGAATTGTGCCTGTTTGGGTATTGACTCCACTATCAACAAAGGTGAGTTCGCCCCGTACCGGATGCCCTGCATCTTTAGGAGGTAAAGCATCGACTTTTAATTTGCCGTTATTTGCACTGTATTTCTTGATATCTGGCAGCAATCGCTGGGGAATAGAAAAGTTGACGTAAATCGGGCGAATTTGGCTGATTGTAATCAGCGGATCGGTAGCATTCGCCTGTACCAAGTTCCCTTGATTTAGCTTCAAGCTACCTGTGCGTCCAGCAATTGGTGAGTAAATAGAACTATAAGAAAGCTGAACTTTGGCATTGTCGATCGCAGCTTCATCTGA
This portion of the Nostoc sp. GT001 genome encodes:
- a CDS encoding efflux RND transporter permease subunit, with protein sequence MNISELFIRRPIMTTLVMVGILIFGLIAYQQLPVSDLPNVDYPTLQVTANLPGASPETMAASVATPLEQQFSSIAGVSSMNSTSSLGSAQITLQFDLNRDIDGAAQDVQSAISKAAKQLPTNMPNPPSYRKVNPADQPVLYISLNSSILPLSTVDKYAETLLAQRLSMVDGVAQVQVFGSQKYAVRIQLDPESLSVKGIGIDEVATAIANGNVNLPTGTLYGKQQNSTIQANGQLNDAASYRSLNVAYQNGAPVQLGELGQVLDSVENDKIASWYFPVKKESRGAGEKSQSKVQNSGVRAIVLAIQRQPGTNTVQVVDAIKKLLPTFRTQIPAAVNMDILYDRSQSIRESVDDVQFTLLLTIALVVLVIFLFLRNISATVIPSLAVPLSIVATFGVMLLLGFSLDNLSLMALTLSVGFVVDDAVVMLENIVRHMEMGESRMEAALNGSKEIGFTILSMTISLVAVFIPILFMEGILGRLFREFAVTISVAILVSGVISLSLTPMLCSRFLSPPHHEEESEREQGSVGVGEQMSMEEILNSQSPVSNSLSPEEAPPSPAPSLQSRIKNFNRRLYNFSENIFNVILGGYDWSLKKSLKYHRTTMVISGAILVATVYLFIIVPKGFVPNADVGQITATTQASEDISFDEMVKHQQAVAAIAYRDPNVDSINSSVGAGGPNASANAGRLLIELKPRHKRRLSADEVVQELRPKLSVVPGIKVFLQNPPAINVGGQQTKAQYQFTLQTPNIQELYQYAPALEEKLRSLSDLQDVNSDLQIKNPQVKVDINRNQASALGLTANQIETALSNAYGTRQVSTIYAPDSQYQVIMGVEPKYQQNANALDLLSVRAPSGQLVPLNAVATLSKDVGPLTINHKGQLASVTFSFNLKPGVSLGNVTGKIEQLARQTLPPTISTAFQGSAQAFQSSIQGLGLLLLVAILVIYIVLGILYENFIHPLTILSSLPSAGFGAILTLLLFQVDLNIYAFVGIILLVGIVKKNGIMMVDFAIIARQNGKTPYEAIYEACLVRFRPIMMTTMAALMGTLPIALGLGAGADTRRPLGLAVVGGLVFSQFLTLYLTPVFYTYMESWQTKLKKRNWRKQPI
- a CDS encoding MbtH family protein, which translates into the protein MAINSGETVDNTIYKVVVNHEEQYSIWPAERENPLGWRDAGKTGSKAECLAYIEEVWTDMRPLSLRKKMEEAARNQS